From Camelus bactrianus isolate YW-2024 breed Bactrian camel chromosome 16, ASM4877302v1, whole genome shotgun sequence, the proteins below share one genomic window:
- the CALCOCO2 gene encoding calcium-binding and coiled-coil domain-containing protein 2 isoform X4 translates to MWVTLPVDLNSESAKQEEVQFKAYYLPKDDEYYQFCYVDQDGVVRGASIPFQFCPENEEDILVVTTQGEVEEIEEHNKELCKENQELKDSCVSLQKQNSEMQTELQKKQEELETLKSVNKKLEQKMKEQKDCWETELLQLKEQNQKMSSENEKMGVRVDHLQAQLSTQEKKIEKLVQEVQDKTEQLEHLKKENGQLFLSLTEQKEHQKKLEQTVEEMKQKETAAVKKQQELTDQNLDLSKRLSENKILYDGLQREKETMQKKNELLKSENNRLLSYMGLNYDSLPYQAPTSSQGGARQNPGLVYGNPYSGIQESSAPDLLSIEPCPTCTADFADDIFDHTLEQHKPALYLNCPICGKTFPAKEKQIFEDHVFCHAL, encoded by the exons ATGTGGGTTACTTTGCCCGTTGACCTAAACAGCGAATCAGCCAAACAGGAGGAAGTCCAGTTCAAAG CTTACTACCTGCCCAAGGATGATGAGTATTACCAGTTCTGCTATGTGGATCAGGATGGTGTGGTCCGGGGAGCAAGTATCCCTTTCCAGTTCTGTCCAGAAAATGAGGAGGACATCCTGGTTGTTACCACTCAG GGTGAAGTGGAAGAGATTGAGGAGCACAACAAGGAACTTTGCAAAGAAAACCAGGAGCTGAAGGACAGCTGCGTCAGCCTCCAGAAGCAGAACTCAGAAATGCAGACTGAGCTCCAAAAGAAGCAG GAGGAGCTAGAAACCCTGAAGAGCGTCAATAAGAAGCtggaacagaaaatgaaagagcAGAAGGACTGCTGGGAGACAGAGCTGCTTCA ACTAAAAGAACAAAACCAGAAGATGTCCTCAGAAAATGAGAAGATGGGAGTCAGAGTGGATCATCTTCAG GCCCAACTGtcaacacaagagaaaaaaatagagaagctTGTTCAGGAAGTTCAAGATAAGACAGAGCAGCTGGAGCACCTGAAAAAGGAAAATGGCCAGCTCTTTCTCAGTTTGACTGAACAG AAGGAGCACCAGAAGAAGCTTGAGCAGACAGTGGAGGAGATGAAGCAGAAAGAAACTGCCGCAGTGAAGAAACAACAGGAATTAACG GACCAGAACTTGGACCTGTCAAAGAGACTGAGTGAGAACAAGATTCTGTATGATGGTctgcaaagagagaaagagacgatgcaaaaaaaaaatgaa CTTTTGAAGAGCGAGAACAACAGATTGCTGAGTTACATGGGTCTGAATTATGACTCTTTACCGTATCAAGCGCCTACTTCAAGTCAAGGAGGTGCAAGACAAAACCCAGGACTTGTCTATGGAAACCCGTATTCTG GTATCCAAGAAAGCTCTGCCCCTGACCTG CTCTCCATCGAGCCATGCCCCACCTGCACAGCAGACTTTGCTGATGACATTTTTGATCACACCTTGGAGCAGCACAAGCCAGCTCTTTATTTGAATTGTCCAATTTGTGGCAAGACCTTCCCAGCAAAAGAGAAGCAGATCTTTGAAGACCACGTGTTCTGCCACGCTCTATAA